The DNA segment GCAGCCTCTATTCCGTCGAGAACCCTCTCCAGATCGCCCTCCGTCCCACCGGTGATGCGCCTGTACCTGTCAGGATCCAGCGAGTCCAGGCTTATGTTCGCCCTTGAAAGTCCAGCTGCAGCAAGCCGTTCAGCCCTCTCTTTAAGATACACTCCGTTGGTTGTGATCGAGATCTCGACCCCGGGCGCAACCTCCTTGAATCCAGCTATCATCTCCTCGAGATCCCTGCGCATCAGCGGCTCTCCACCGGTTATCTTCACGCTCCTTATGCCAAGCCGCGATGCGGCGTTCACCACATTCACCGCCATCTCCCTGGAGATCTCTCGCCTCCCGGCCACCTCTCCCTCATGATGGCAGTAGATGCATCTGAGATTGCATCTGGATGTAACAGACATGCGCAGACCTGTGACCTTACGTCCGTACGGATCGATCAGGACCATTGTGCTGAAGAATCGGCTGATACTATTTAGCGGATTTGCTGTGCATGATTTTTATAGAAAAGGTGGCACGTGATCGTGCATTCTCTGAAGAGATTCTAATACAATGGGATGTGCAAGGATGCGCATCACGCAGGCGCGCAGACCTGAGCGCATGCATTGTGCCTCTTTCATGCATGATCCCTGGCGCAGCAGCATCCCTGTGATATCAGTATCCTCCAAGCCGCCCGAGGGATCGCTTGAGATAGCTGAGCAGCGCCATCGAGAGCATCATGGAGAGCGCGAGCGCTGATATCGCGTCCTCCCATCTGATATCGCTCATCTCCATGAGGTACACAACGCCGCCGGAGAGTGTCGTCAGGAGCGCGGTGGATAGAACAGATACGAGCAGCGATGCAGCCACAGATCCAACCTGGTACCGCTCAAATAGCGCGACGAACAGAACAAAGCTTACCGCTGTTATCACGAGTATGACAGAATACGGAAGCGTCGGGCCGTACATGAATACCTGGATCAGACCGAATGCGAGAAGGACCATGGTGACTCCAAGCATTGTGGAGGCCAGGAACGCCCTCAGGACATAGCTGTCGCGCGGTATCATCTGCAATTTGTTTGCTTTTATTGAATATAAGGATTCTCTTTTCTATGCCGTGTCGAATAATGTTTGAGGATCCGATAGCATAGACCCGATTCATGCAAATTATAATTATAATAAAAAATCGATAGCACCTTTTAGGTCTCAATTATTCAACACAGCACTTTTCTATACACCCGGTTGAGATCCGCATTCATATCGAACCTAGAGGTGTGCGATCTTATCTCTCTCATGGGTTGTGCGCCCGTCTCATTGAGACCCGCAACGTCCAACCCGTCCCATTGGTCATCGGTTAAGGATTTTCTGTAAATATATTGACCATTAAATTTGACAAATTGTGATCACGCCAGATTGGAGAGTCTGATTCAAATCGACCACCTGTGGACTTGAGTCCTGATAGCAGTACTGATGCGGGATAAGACTATTAAGTCCAATTCTACACATGTCGATCTTAACCGATGAAGCATGCAACCCGTCCGGATTCGTGGAGCATCTCGTTGGTGTATGCCGATTCCATCAGAATAATTCAGTACTCCGGGCCCATGACCACTGTGTGATGGTTGTTGTCAGCCTCTGCATCGTCGGACCTGAGCGATCGTGTTATCTACCATTAACCAGCAAAATATCTTTGGTGTCTTCCCTTGTATGACGTCATTGTTGTGGGTGCCGGTCCGGCGGGACTGACTGCCGGTATGTACTGCGCCAGAGGTGGCATGAAGACATTGATACTGGGCAACGTATATACCTCCCAGCAATCCATGGGAGGACTTTACGAGAACTACCCTGGATTTCCTGATGGCATTCAGGGCATCGAGCTCTCGGAGCGAATGCTCTCCCAGGCGCAGAAGTACGGGGCAGAGTACAGGCAGGAGATGGTTGAGAAGATAGTCCATCTGGATGAGACGTTCAGGATCAAGACCGAGAGCTGGGAGTACGTCTGCAGAGCCCTGATTCTGGCGACAGGTGCAAGCCACAGGAAGATCGGTGTGCCGGGAGAGGAGAAATACGTCACAAGAGGTCTCTCATACTGTGTTTACTGTGATGGCGCTCTGTTCAGGGATAAAACGACCGCCGTCGTCGGCTACGGCAACGGCGCAGCCCGGGCACTGCTGTACCTCTCAAACATATGCAGCAGGGTTCATCTCCTCTGCCCGAAGGACAGGCTTGTTGCCGAGGCGGTGTACCTCGATCGGCTGAAGGGCCTCAGGAACATAACACAAACATTCGGCGTCGAGGTCACTGGAATCGTCGGAGATGAGTTCGTCAGCGGCATCGAGTTCGTGGTCGGGGGGACGCCCAGATCTCTTAAGGTGGATGGCATATTCGTGGAGATGGGTGTATCTCCAAACACAAAGCTCGCAAGGGATCTCGGGCTTGAGCTGACTGAGGGTGGATTCGTGAAGGTCAACCGTCTCACACAGGAGACATCCATGCAGGGCGTGTTCGCAGCCGGAGATGTCACAGGTGGAAGAATGCAGGTTGCAACCGCGGTCGGCTCGGGCGCATCGGCAGCTATAAGCGCAATGCAGTATCTCAGGTAAGGCGATGAAGAGCGCGCGTTCCCCTGTCGCGGTCTGGCGCGGCAGAGATCTTCTCGATGGAAGGGTTGTTGAATCCACCACAGTGATTCTCAGAACCAGGGGCTGTAGATGGAACAGGTGCGTGATGTGCGGATACGCACAGGAGGGGGTCGATGCGAGCGCTGAGGATATCATCGCGCAGTTCAGGTCGATACTCGAGAGGCTCAGGGGTGCGGAGCTCGTCAAGATCTACACCAGCGGGAGCTTTCTCGATCCTGTTGAGGTTCCTGAGGCTGCGCGCGTGGAGATGCTCAGATCGCTGAGAGATACGGACGTGAGGAGGCTTGTGATCGAGTCCAGGCCTGAGCACATCGATCGCCCCGCTCTTGAGCGGATCCTCTCTTTCATAGATGTGGAGGTTGGCATTGGGCTGGAGAGCTCGAGCGATCTTGTGAGAATGCACCTTATAAACAAGGGGTTCACATTCTCCGATTTCGCGAGAGCCTCTGATCTGATACACTCCCTCGGAGGGCGGGTGAAGACCTACCTCCTTCTCAAGCCCCCAGGGCTCTCTGAGATGGATGCCATCGCCGATGCGCTGCGGTCTGCGAGAGATGCAGAGCCACACTCGGATATCATCTCGCTCAACCTCTGCAACATCCAGAGGAACACACCGCTTGAGAGGATGTGGCAACGCGGCAGTTACAGGCCCCCATGGCTCTGGTCAGCGGTGGAGGTGCTCCGCGAGTCCTCGCTGAGAGTTCCGGTGATATGCGATCCGGTGGGCGCGGGAGCGAAGAGGGGTCCTCACAACTGCGGCACATGTGATGGATATGTTGCGGATGCGATAAGATCGTTCTCGCTGAGCCAGAACCGGGCAGATCTCAATGTGGATTGCAGCTGCCGCTCCGTCTGGAAGAAAGTCCTGGAGCTCGAGGATATATCATTCGGAACACCACTTGTTTGACCGGAAACCACATGCTGTGATGGCCGGAGGGGACAACAGCAGGCCCTTGCTCTTCCAGGCACGTGATGAACTGATCTGGCGAGCGAATGAGTTCTCTCCACCCGCCTGACCCCGGGGTTGTTGCATGTGGTCGCCTCATCAGGTGCCAGTTCGAGCAGAACGCACCGGAAAGTGTTATGAATCCGCAGGCTCTCCAACAGCAGGGATTTGGATGATTGTGGTATACTCTCTGGGTGGATCTGTTCTTGCTGCACAGGATTCCGCCGGCCTTAAAAGATATGCTGAAACGTTAAAAATGATCTCGAGGGACAACCAGCTCTATGTGGTCGTGGGAGGAGGTGCCATCGCGCGCGATTTCATAGGCAGAGCGCGTGGTGTTGGCGCAAGCGAGGCGCTCTGCGATTCGCTGGGAATACTCGCGACCAGGATGAACGCAGCGCTCCTGGCCGCGGCACTTGGTGGTTCTGCACCATTCAGGGTGCCAGAATCCTACGATGATGCTCTCGAGGCATCAAAAACATACAGGATAGTGGTCATGGGCGGAGTATCTCCGGGGCAGACCACTGACGCGGTAGCAGCACTTCTTGCGGAGTACGCCCGTGCGGATCTTCTCGTGATCGCCACATCTGTGAACGGCGTTTACACTTCAGACCCGGAAAAGGATCCGGGGGCTGTGAAGATCCCCAGGATGAAGGCAGGGGAGCTCGCGAGGATGATGAGCCAGATCCAGCTCAAAGCTGGTTCGAGATCCCCCGTGGATCCGCTTGCAGCAAAGATAATCGAGCGGAGTCACATTCCCACCATCGTGCTCGATGGCAGGAACGTGGCAAATCTGATCAGGGCGATAGATGGAACACACGACGGCACCGAGATTCGTGGCTAGCTATGCAGGGGTCAGCGATCGGATTATGTCCGCGGGGTTGACCAGACCCCATGGCACCCCACCCTCGGTTACAACAAGCTGGCTCGCGCCTGTTTTGCCCATGATCTTTATAGCCTCGTAGACCAGATCGTCAGAGTCGATCGTCAGATAGCCCCTGGTCATGATCTCCTTTACCTCAACACCTGTGCGGCCGTCTGCAATCGCTCTAACAAGATCCACCAGGTTAACAAGCCCTGGTGAGCTCTCATCCACGAGAGCCTCGCTCACTCCGTTATGTATCATGGTCCTGGCGGCATCCTGGATCGATGCTGAGGGGCTGATCCTGACTGCGCGGCGCGCGATCTTTTTCACAGGTATCCTAGGCACGGAGATCATCTCTCTGACCTTGAATATCAGCCTGCTCATCGTGTCGTCCCTGCCGGTGACCTCGCCCCTGATGTAGAGCCTGTTCACAGGTGTCGGCCCTATCTCGATCTCATCGCCTATGTTGAAGTCTCTGACGTTCCCTGTGATGCGAACCATGCCATCGCAGCTGTCGTGCCGCATGACCTTGTTGAATATGATCTCGCTCGCAGAGGCGCCCTCCACCTGAACGCCGTTCTTGATTATCGGCACGTCTACCACATCGCCGCTGTTGTCGAGGCAGAGAACCTCGTATGCGGCTCCGGTCGCCTTGTAGCCGCCCTTCGGACCCGGTACTCCCTCCACAAGGTTCAGCGCCTTGAGCGACTGCATCTGGTTGCGGATAGTGCCAGGATTGCGGTCGATCAGCTCTGCAATTTCTTCTCCCTTTACAGCCCTTCCCTCACGTCGATGTATGTTGATCAACGCGGTGAGTATATCCCTCTGAACTGGTGTTAGCTCCATAGCAATACGGAGGTACCATCATTATTACCTATTTAGATTTAACCTCTGGAGTTACAAATCTTTGGATGGTCCTTTCGATCGCATGGGG comes from the Methanothrix sp. genome and includes:
- a CDS encoding CBS domain-containing protein, whose amino-acid sequence is MELTPVQRDILTALINIHRREGRAVKGEEIAELIDRNPGTIRNQMQSLKALNLVEGVPGPKGGYKATGAAYEVLCLDNSGDVVDVPIIKNGVQVEGASASEIIFNKVMRHDSCDGMVRITGNVRDFNIGDEIEIGPTPVNRLYIRGEVTGRDDTMSRLIFKVREMISVPRIPVKKIARRAVRISPSASIQDAARTMIHNGVSEALVDESSPGLVNLVDLVRAIADGRTGVEVKEIMTRGYLTIDSDDLVYEAIKIMGKTGASQLVVTEGGVPWGLVNPADIIRSLTPA
- a CDS encoding FAD-dependent oxidoreductase, translating into MYDVIVVGAGPAGLTAGMYCARGGMKTLILGNVYTSQQSMGGLYENYPGFPDGIQGIELSERMLSQAQKYGAEYRQEMVEKIVHLDETFRIKTESWEYVCRALILATGASHRKIGVPGEEKYVTRGLSYCVYCDGALFRDKTTAVVGYGNGAARALLYLSNICSRVHLLCPKDRLVAEAVYLDRLKGLRNITQTFGVEVTGIVGDEFVSGIEFVVGGTPRSLKVDGIFVEMGVSPNTKLARDLGLELTEGGFVKVNRLTQETSMQGVFAAGDVTGGRMQVATAVGSGASAAISAMQYLR
- the pyrH gene encoding UMP kinase, encoding MIVVYSLGGSVLAAQDSAGLKRYAETLKMISRDNQLYVVVGGGAIARDFIGRARGVGASEALCDSLGILATRMNAALLAAALGGSAPFRVPESYDDALEASKTYRIVVMGGVSPGQTTDAVAALLAEYARADLLVIATSVNGVYTSDPEKDPGAVKIPRMKAGELARMMSQIQLKAGSRSPVDPLAAKIIERSHIPTIVLDGRNVANLIRAIDGTHDGTEIRG
- a CDS encoding archaeosine biosynthesis radical SAM protein RaSEA is translated as MKSARSPVAVWRGRDLLDGRVVESTTVILRTRGCRWNRCVMCGYAQEGVDASAEDIIAQFRSILERLRGAELVKIYTSGSFLDPVEVPEAARVEMLRSLRDTDVRRLVIESRPEHIDRPALERILSFIDVEVGIGLESSSDLVRMHLINKGFTFSDFARASDLIHSLGGRVKTYLLLKPPGLSEMDAIADALRSARDAEPHSDIISLNLCNIQRNTPLERMWQRGSYRPPWLWSAVEVLRESSLRVPVICDPVGAGAKRGPHNCGTCDGYVADAIRSFSLSQNRADLNVDCSCRSVWKKVLELEDISFGTPLV